atttcataaaattccATAGTGACCATGATATCGTAAAAAGTTTTACAACCGTGAAAAGTTATTACACGCGTTGTATACTActggaatttattattatttactatgaaattacGTTTCGGATTTagagtagttttatttatttgtttttctcttGTTACAGTGCCAGTGCAACAACGAGTATTGCAGGGAGACGAAGCAGCGGATTGAAGTTTGTCGAACTCAAGTGTTGAAAGGGGCCGCCAACGTCACGTCATCCTGCCGACTCTCACAGCTGATCTGCCTCGCAGACTCCCAGTGCTCCACTGCGTTAGACTTCTACCATAGACTCTGCTGGTCTATGTATGAAGGGAGGAAATGCTCGCGAAGATGCCGAAATTCGATTACCATACTCAGGAAACAAGAGAAGGCAGCGGCACTGACGTCTTGCAAGTGTGATGGGAATGAAGAATATGACTGTCCTAAGATGCAAAGCAACTTTGCGAGATTATGCTTCAAGCACAATTTGTACAAAGGAAAGAAGAAAGTAAAAGAGGAACATGTTCCAGAAGTGGTTACGGCAGCTGCCTCATTAATTCCTCTATCACAGTTATTGCTTGTAGTGAGTTATTGGACTTGCACTCAGTTATAGTTGGAGGTCTACCTCGAGAACTGTTatgaaatacttttattgtCAATCCAATCTCCTATTTCGGAATACGAGCCCGACTCGACATGAAGGTATTATGTCTTAATTTATAGCATCGAAGTACAATACTTTGTGTAAATATGTGAATAGTTT
This genomic interval from Plodia interpunctella isolate USDA-ARS_2022_Savannah chromosome 18, ilPloInte3.2, whole genome shotgun sequence contains the following:
- the LOC128677645 gene encoding growth arrest-specific protein 1-like; translated protein: MWLAAAVVASVAAVARATLCDEARLRCAYRSGCGTALNNYMLYCNDVLSRPMNWCPEECEHALIALTSTEEGKDLMNCQCNNEYCRETKQRIEVCRTQVLKGAANVTSSCRLSQLICLADSQCSTALDFYHRLCWSMYEGRKCSRRCRNSITILRKQEKAAALTSCKCDGNEEYDCPKMQSNFARLCFKHNLYKGKKKVKEEHVPEVVTAAASLIPLSQLLLVVSYWTCTQL